gagaaaacaACATTCACATGCCCCTATGGCACGTTTGCCTTTAGGAGGATGTCTTTTGGGCTATGTAATGCACCTGccacttttcagaggtgtatgatggccatatttgcagacatggtggaggaaataatggaagtcttcatggacgacttctcggtatttggctcgtcatttgatcattgtttacatAACTTATCctttgttttgcagagatgccaagaaaagaacttagttcttaactgggagaaatgtcactttatggtccaagagggcATATTCCTTGGACATAAAGTGTCGTCTCGAGTATTAGAAGTGGACAGAGCCAAGGTGGTTGTCATTGAAAAACTTCCTCCACCAAAGAACATCAAGGGAATAAGGAGCTTCCTCGGACACGCGGGGTTTTATCgtagattcattaaagatttttctaagagCACTAAACCCCTGTGCAATTTACTTGAAAAGGAGTCGaattttatatttgatgataattgtttgcaggcattcgAGAAGATAAAAATGGCATTGGTGACTGCACCAATTATGATAGTGCCGGACTGGGAGCAGCCATTTGAGCTGATGTAACTATGCAGTAGGTGTAGTGTTGGGCCAGAGACGTGATAAATTCTTTAGGtcaatctactatgcaagtcgtaccATGGATGCGGCACAGAAAAACTACACAACTACCGAAAAGGAgatgcttgcagtagtattCGCCTTTGACAAGTTCAGACCCTACTTGGTAGGTACAAAGGTAATCGTTTTCACTGATCATGCATCTATCCGATACTTATTTGCCAAGAAGGACGCAAAGccacgcttgataaggtggatCTTGTCGctccaagagtttgattttgaagtAAAGGATAGGAAGGGATGCGAAAATCAAGTGGCTGACCACTTGTCAAGACTTGAGCTAGAAGAGAAGGAAGAAGAGGGAGCCATACAAGAGACATTTCCAGATGAGCAGCTTTTTGAGGTAAACTCTATActtccttggtttgctgatattgcTAATTTTTTGTCTTGTGGAACCCTTCCCCCAGACATGAGCTACCATCAGAAGAAGAAATTCGTCCATGATATAAAGTTTTTCTATTGGGACGATCCGTTCGTGTATAAGAggtgtgctgaccaagtgattaggaggTGCGTGGAAGGTCTTGAAGCACAACAAATTTTGGAGAAGTGTCATTCTTCACCATATGGTGGACACTTTGGAGCGTCACGAACAGcggctaaggtattgcaatccggtttttattggcctagtttgtttaaggatagttataccttagtaaaatcatgtgatagatgccaaaggttaggaaacatctctaggcgtcacgaattaccactgacaaatattttggaagtgaAACTTTTTGACGTTTGGGGCATAGATTCATGGACTTTTTCCCCCTTCCTCTGGTTATTCTTATATTCTGTtagctgttgattatgtgtcgaaatgggtggaagcaatcgccaccagtactaatgacTCTCATGTTGTAGCGAAATTCGTACAGAAAAACATTTTCAccaggtttggaacaccgagagccatcataagtgacgaaggtacgcatttttgcaatagaattttcaactcactATTGGCCAAATATAATGTGAAGCACAAGGTGGCACTAGCATATCATCCGCAGtcgaatggacaagctgaagtatccaaccgggaaattaAGCAAATACTGGAAAAGACTGTCAACACAAACCGGAGGGATTGGGCtatgaagttggatgatgcgctatgggcttatcggactgcattcaagacgcctattgggatgtctccctatcgGCTGGTATTTGGAAAAGCATGCCATCTACCATTGGAGTTGGAGCATAGGGCATTTTGGGTTGTGAAGAAGTTGAACTTTGATTTGAAAGCGTCTGGCGAGGTTAGAAAACTACAATTGAGCGAGATGGACGAATTCCGAAATGATGCATATGAGAATGCCAAGATCTACAAAGAACAGACTAAGAAGTGGCATGACAAAATCATAGTTCGAAGAGAGCTCAAACCAGGACAACAGGAACTGCGGTACAACTCTCGTCTGAAATTGTTCCCTGGTAAGCTTAAGTCGCGATGGTCGGGGCCATTTGTTTTGGAAACGGTGTCGCCCTATGGAGCTGTCGAGCTAAAGTGCAATGATGGAAGAACCTTCAAAGTGAATGGACAGCGGGTTAAGCCCTACTATGGAACTGAAGTAAGGAATATCGACAGTTACAAGTTGATCTGATCAGACAGGGTACAGTCGGGCTgtcgacgttaaaccaagcgctgtgtgggaggcaacccgcatttatttatttatttatttttttttttcttgcatTCGTTCtgctttattattttatttcaatttcttagttaatacttctaattttctctATTTAAGTATTAATTTGAATCGCTTTATTTTTGcaggttaaaaaaaaaaagtggtaaGAACAGACGCATGCGCGCGGCAGCGCAACATCTCGAGCCACCGCGCGCCCTCATCAACCATAAAGAACAGAAGCCATCGCGCCCCAGCGCGAGTTCGCACGCGACCGCGCTCACCTGATTTACACGCGCGCGCGCGCTCAATTATTGGCAGCAGACAGTAGCCAGTACGCGGCCGCATCACGCGCGACCGCGCGCACCGCGAACCAGCCCCCTTTTATAACCCTATCTCACAATTTCATTCACACAAAACTCTTCTCTCCACAAGAACAGCCGCCTCCTCCATCAAAATCCTCTCCTCCAAAAATCCAAGCACCCAAAACTTGCCAAAGTTTCTCCCAAACTCCTACAATACACCACCCCTCACACACAAGCCCCAACACAACCCATCATCTCCACACCATCACACACAAGCGCCTCTCAACCCAACCCCCACCGCCACCGCTCATCACCGCCGCCTACTGCCGCCAAGCGTCGCCTTCTAGttattctcttcaatcaaggTTACCATCTCCTTTACTTGGCTATAGTTTGGGTTACTTTTGGATTCAAGCAACTGTTGGTGGATTTTGTGCTCTATATTTGTTAATTATTGGTGTGGACAAGAATTGAAAGTTATGCCGCCTAGAAAAAGATCAAAGGATGGGGCTTCCTCGTCTTGTTCCTACGACGCTCACAAATTTTGGAACGAGGAAGCCTTCCAAATTTACGAGAGCACCATGTCTAGGTCGATTATTCCAGAAAGAGGGCTAGATATGACATACCCCGATTGTGAATTCATTAAAGAGGTCGGGCGACGAGGGTGGATGGATATAGCCCAGTCTCCGCCAGACGCTGTGATATCCGTAGTCCATGAGTTTTATGCGAATTTGAGAATCAAACAAGAAGAATACGGAGTTTTGGTGCGAGGGCAACTCGTCTATTTTGATTCGGCCAGTATTAACGCAATCTACAATCTGCCGTATTTTGAAAATGACGGGTACACTGATTTGATCACTGGGGATGTGAACTACGATGAGATTATCAGGACCTTAGGCATCGAGGGTGCCGAGTGGCGATTGAATTAGGGCTCCCCAGTCACTTTGAAGAAATCTGATTTACGCCGTAAACCACGCAGTTGGGCATCTTTTATTCTCTCACGGATCATGCCCTCCTCACATCAGACAGAAATTACAAAAGATAAAGTGGCGTTGATTTACGCCATAATGACTGGGCGGATCGTGGATTTGGGGAAGCTTATTAACAGTTATATCATGCGTGCTGGTACAGGACTTATGACCGTCAGCCTCCCTTGCCCACATACTATAACTGCATTATGTCTTTATGCCGGTGTGCAATGGAGCGCAGATGAACAGGTATTGAAAGCCAAAGGCCCAATCTTGGTATGTGAAGTAGAACGTTCGCGCTTTGGAGACGAAATAGAACGGCAAGAGGCCAGGGCAGAGTACAACCAGCGAGCCAGAGCACGcaatccaccaccaccaccatcgATTCCTCGTTCTAGTTTGCGAGATAGGATGTTCCGACTGGAACAAGAGTCGCGGGCTGAGCGCCGAGAGCAGGCCGAACACCGATAAACCACTAATACTTTCATGTCCTACATGATGGATTTCATATCGGCGCCTGCCCAGCGATTCCCACCTGGACCCGAAGATGTTCCTTACCCACCACAACCAGCCTGGCCACCACAGTACCCGCAGCACATGgacgaagatgatgaagatactGGGAATGATGATTCGAGCCCCGAGTTCTGACACTCGGGagcgaggtatgtgttgtcatgTCTTTCatttctatacattgaggacaatgcatactttaagtttggggggtaaCAAATTGCTTGttggaatttttatgaattttttttattttgcacaGTAGttagtttgtttttttttattattgcaTTCTTTATTTGTTAGGAAAAGTCATGGATAAGTAAAATGTGTGACCAATGATGAAAACTGAATTGCGATCCTGAAATGTATATGTGTTCCTGATAACTTAGGAGTCACAATTATTTTGCACTGTCGTGTTTGTTGATATTATCgttgcttagagacaagttgcatgCCTGTGATGCTAAACAGATGAGGGAGATCTGATTATTGGTaattcttgcatgacattgacTGACACTTTTGCAGACatagaaatgatctaggcattgttttcacaacatctttggGCATGTGTTCTTTGTTTAAtgtcaattgtagccctttgAACTTAAaagttaattgagatgcttactttttcttcgtgcacctatttcatccatcatttttattgaaaagtgcatgtgactggtttgtatgagttgactaatggattgacggtaatCTAGTACTTGTTTGagcacttttcgaggcgaaatacggataacatgtgacataggaatgatttaggcgatctttgaaaccgtggagccttcgagcctaccaaatgaacatgaaatatccttagtgtcccattttgagcctactaaaaatcaagtggtgtgtgtcaatgaaaTACAATTAacccccacttgtatctattctatatcccacagcaactaccaaatgaagcttatacacttattttcctacctgattttgagagaaataaattcattggtgttgtaatgattcaaatgatccttgaaaaaaaaaaatgtacagAAAGGAGTTCAAAGAGAAGGaaacaatgaaaagaatgaatcaaaagtggtAGAAAGAAAGCATTTGGGAAATgaaggatatgaatgaaaagaaaatgaaaatgggtaaagttgatgaagttcaaatatttctctcaaattttgatctccatgcctttattgtagccatgagccgtagcctaacattacaagcctacaagacctattaaccttgtcacatttatccaatatactagtggagaaaagttactcaagtcaagcctatggattCCAGAAAAACACTGTCATCAAGTATAAACTTTAATCACTTGCATGCAAGCATCTCACGAGGTGATTTCATCTTTGGTATATTTCTGTTGAATATTTATTGAGCCAATTAAACACCGATaaagtcctatgtgatctgtgaatgcaaatttatattttgatgaaGTGTGAGTTGAACTGAACTAATGATGTCTTGATTCTGTATCGCGAATGGGCATTACAACTCTATTTGAGCATTCGATGGCGTAAACGAACATTGACTTATcacacacacgtgactcttgAGAAATCGTGAATTACATGAAATTAGATGAGTCGGAGGTCAATATCACTTTTCGTATATCCATGACTTTAGTAGTGGCGTTAATCTTTTCCTTAGTTATTAGCTTTTATactattttgctcgggactagcaaaagttcaagtttggggggtttgataagtgcaagatttgcacttaatctatattagaatccattttgaatcatgcttgtttcgaacagaattatgcgtttttggtttgttttgattgtcatttcaggaatggagaagATAGCGGACACGATGCCAAGTGGACCAGAAATGCACGACCACGAGCACGCCATGGGACAGAAGTgcgcgcgccatcgcgccacttcacgcgcagtCGCGCGCACATTCACTTTATTGTTTCTTCACTTTATTGTGTAGCGATGTCTAGAACTACGAATATGTCTTGTTTTATCTttgatttcgtgatgaactaaatttccATTCTAGAGGCTGAAGTAACTTTGtctatacgatgatttgactgcatatttttatgattgaattctgttttatttaattgtgttctctactTTTATTTCATtacaatttactggccataaattgtatgtGGTTTGATTAATtatacaactcgggagagggattatgattatagatcattagagacgcaTCGTTGActgtttatatcgttcggaaggcgtataactttagcaaGGCTTGAGTAAGAACATTATTTGCATTTACCAATTA
This is a stretch of genomic DNA from Primulina eburnea isolate SZY01 chromosome 11, ASM2296580v1, whole genome shotgun sequence. It encodes these proteins:
- the LOC140805442 gene encoding uncharacterized mitochondrial protein AtMg00860-like, encoding MVQEGIFLGHKVSSRVLEVDRAKVVVIEKLPPPKNIKGIRSFLGHAGFYRRFIKDFSKSTKPLCNLLEKESNFIFDDNCLQAFEKIKMALVTAPIMIVPDWEQPFELM